One window of the Pantoea cypripedii genome contains the following:
- a CDS encoding FAD/NAD(P)-binding protein produces MQTPHVIIVGGGFSGTALAIHLARTATAPLRVTVIEPRDSLGAGVAYSTQEPAHRINVPAARMQLSGDEPGAFDRWYRQQPECSLDSVAHCADGAVYPQRGMFGRYLAEQFAQAALQHPQVTLQHIQASAIAWEGEQLLLSNGEALQGDVLALAISHPPPALPRALLPFAAHPALITNPWRPGGLDNIAGHASVAIIGTGLSMADVVASLATRQHHGPLLAFSRRGQLSRANLSGDWPEWTLAPQQQPSVRQWLHHIRAEVVRAAEQQLPWQRVLDEVRVQGQDIWQSLPLREQQRFVRHLRSWWDVHRYRIAPQVTAAITERQQAGSLRVLAARLIRIDASDKQLIIQLHTRHGVTENHQLDHLIVTTGPGHEALTASQPLLKSLSQQGMIRADALGFGIDVDRHSRTLTQSGQPNPRLFVVGPAARARFGELMGLPQVADHAAEVARQILASLPLAHAERSPPSAP; encoded by the coding sequence ATGCAGACACCGCATGTGATTATCGTTGGCGGCGGGTTCAGTGGTACGGCGCTGGCGATTCATCTTGCCCGAACGGCAACGGCACCCCTGCGCGTGACGGTGATTGAACCAAGAGACAGCCTCGGAGCAGGCGTGGCGTATTCGACCCAGGAGCCTGCGCATCGCATCAACGTACCCGCTGCGCGTATGCAACTGAGCGGTGACGAGCCGGGTGCGTTCGACCGCTGGTATCGTCAGCAACCCGAATGTTCACTGGATTCAGTAGCACATTGCGCTGATGGCGCGGTTTACCCGCAGCGTGGGATGTTTGGTCGCTATCTGGCGGAGCAATTTGCGCAGGCAGCCTTACAACATCCACAGGTGACATTGCAGCACATTCAGGCCAGCGCTATCGCCTGGGAAGGAGAGCAACTGCTGCTGAGTAACGGGGAAGCGCTACAAGGCGATGTGCTGGCCCTGGCGATCAGCCATCCGCCACCGGCATTACCTCGCGCCTTACTTCCTTTTGCGGCACATCCGGCGCTGATTACCAACCCGTGGCGGCCAGGGGGATTGGATAACATTGCGGGTCATGCCTCGGTCGCGATTATCGGCACCGGCCTGAGTATGGCGGATGTGGTGGCATCGCTGGCAACGCGCCAGCACCACGGGCCGTTGCTGGCCTTCTCGCGTCGTGGGCAACTATCGCGTGCTAATCTGAGCGGTGACTGGCCGGAGTGGACGCTTGCTCCACAGCAGCAACCGAGCGTACGTCAGTGGCTACACCATATCCGTGCGGAAGTCGTACGCGCCGCCGAACAACAATTGCCGTGGCAGCGCGTGCTGGATGAGGTGCGCGTGCAGGGGCAGGATATCTGGCAGTCCTTGCCGCTACGGGAGCAGCAACGTTTTGTGCGCCATCTGCGTTCATGGTGGGATGTACATCGTTACCGCATCGCGCCACAGGTGACGGCGGCCATAACCGAACGTCAGCAGGCGGGGAGCCTGCGCGTGTTAGCCGCACGCCTGATCAGGATCGATGCCAGCGACAAGCAACTGATAATTCAGCTGCATACGCGCCATGGCGTGACGGAAAATCATCAACTCGATCATCTGATTGTCACGACCGGCCCCGGCCATGAGGCATTAACCGCCAGCCAGCCGCTGCTGAAGTCGCTCAGCCAGCAGGGCATGATTCGTGCCGATGCGCTGGGATTTGGCATTGATGTTGATCGCCACTCCCGTACGCTGACGCAATCCGGCCAGCCGAACCCCAGGTTGTTCGTTGTCGGCCCGGCAGCGCGGGCGCGTTTTGGTGAGCTGATGGGCTTGCCGCAGGTGGCTGATCATGCCGCTGAAGTCGCACGCCAGATTCTGGCATCGCTGCCACTCGCTCACGCGGAGCGATCTCCCCCTTCCGCCCCTTAA
- a CDS encoding ParB family protein has product MSAKRITIGRTFSQTPLQTEETSEGHTQTFILSTGKRAQFTLEHIAAKDIEDKTFVVMETNGRDQSGLTPESLRDIIRTIKLQQFFPAIGVKRDDRIEILDGSRRRAAALHCKTGLDVLVTDASITAEEARRLAQDIQTAREHNLREVGMRLLALKDGGLSQKEIAQSEGLSQAKVTRALQAASVPADLITLFPNHSELTYPDYKSLLQAYEKLQETGQTVDALIDAIGMDVDTVCARDGLAEDEVKNGILRLVRNGSQTLVQSPAKDKVVATALWTFADKDRFARKKTRGRMFSYEFNRQSKELQDELDRVINETLNKYLNQ; this is encoded by the coding sequence ATGAGCGCAAAACGCATAACGATTGGCAGAACTTTCAGCCAGACACCGCTGCAAACAGAAGAAACATCAGAAGGCCATACCCAGACTTTTATCCTGTCCACCGGTAAACGCGCCCAGTTCACACTGGAGCACATTGCAGCAAAAGATATCGAAGATAAAACCTTTGTGGTGATGGAAACCAACGGCCGTGACCAATCAGGTCTGACACCCGAATCACTGCGCGACATTATCCGTACCATCAAACTCCAGCAGTTCTTTCCGGCTATTGGCGTCAAGCGTGATGACCGTATCGAGATTCTCGATGGTTCACGCCGCCGTGCTGCTGCGCTGCATTGTAAAACAGGTCTTGATGTTCTGGTTACTGACGCCTCAATCACGGCAGAAGAAGCCCGTCGTCTGGCACAGGATATTCAGACTGCCCGTGAACACAACCTGCGTGAGGTTGGCATGCGTCTGCTGGCGCTGAAAGATGGTGGTTTGTCGCAAAAAGAAATTGCCCAGAGCGAAGGTCTTTCTCAGGCCAAAGTGACACGCGCATTGCAGGCGGCCAGTGTGCCTGCCGATCTCATCACGTTATTCCCTAACCACTCAGAGCTGACCTATCCCGATTATAAATCTCTGTTGCAGGCTTATGAGAAGCTGCAGGAGACGGGTCAGACGGTTGATGCGCTGATTGATGCCATTGGTATGGATGTTGATACCGTTTGTGCCAGAGATGGATTAGCGGAAGATGAAGTGAAGAATGGAATTCTGCGTCTGGTGCGTAATGGCAGCCAGACGCTGGTGCAGTCACCCGCTAAAGATAAAGTCGTCGCCACCGCGCTCTGGACCTTTGCCGACAAAGACCGCTTTGCACGTAAAAAGACGCGTGGTCGCATGTTCAGCTATGAATTTAATCGACAGTCAAAAGAACTCCAGGACGAGTTGGATCGGGTGATTAACGAGACCCTGAACAAATACCTCAATCAATGA
- a CDS encoding AAA family ATPase, with protein sequence MANDEKQVLKVAQRSEKMLMSLTEQIQAQKEELQENTFYQVYAKAALAKLPKLTRASVDYAVNEMEENGYPFDKRAAGSSTKYAMSIQNIIDIYHHRGVPKYRDRHGDAFTLFVGNLKGGVSKTVSTVSLAHALRAHPHLLFEDLRILVIDLDPQSSATMFLNHERSVGLVEATAAQAMLQNVSREELLNEFIVPSIIPGVDVLPASIDDAFIASRWDELCAEHLPQHNVHSVLHDNVIAKLKKDYDFIFIDSGPHLDAFLKNAIAASDLLMTPVPPAQVDFHSTLKYLTRLPELIGIIEESGASCRLQGNIGFMSKLSNKADHKLCHSLAKEIFGGDMLDAALPRLDGFERCGESFDTVISANPSTYVGSSEALKNARSAAEDFAKAVFDRIEFIRLN encoded by the coding sequence ATGGCTAACGATGAAAAGCAGGTTCTGAAGGTCGCTCAACGTTCTGAGAAAATGCTCATGAGCCTGACGGAACAGATCCAGGCACAAAAAGAAGAGTTGCAGGAAAATACTTTTTACCAGGTTTACGCTAAAGCGGCACTGGCAAAGTTACCCAAGCTGACGCGCGCCAGTGTCGATTATGCTGTGAATGAGATGGAAGAAAACGGTTATCCGTTTGATAAGCGTGCCGCCGGTAGCTCAACCAAATATGCAATGTCGATTCAGAACATTATCGACATCTATCACCATCGTGGTGTGCCCAAGTACCGTGATCGTCACGGTGATGCATTCACGTTATTTGTTGGTAACCTGAAAGGTGGCGTATCGAAAACGGTATCAACCGTTTCGCTGGCCCACGCGCTGCGCGCACATCCACACCTGTTATTTGAAGATTTACGCATTCTGGTTATCGATCTTGACCCGCAATCTTCCGCAACCATGTTCCTCAATCATGAGCGTTCAGTGGGATTAGTTGAAGCCACCGCGGCACAGGCGATGTTGCAGAATGTCAGCCGCGAAGAATTGCTGAACGAATTTATCGTTCCTTCTATTATTCCTGGTGTGGATGTGCTGCCCGCTTCCATCGATGATGCGTTTATCGCTTCACGCTGGGATGAGCTTTGTGCCGAGCATCTGCCTCAGCATAATGTCCATTCTGTATTGCACGATAATGTTATCGCCAAACTGAAGAAAGATTATGACTTCATCTTTATCGACAGTGGCCCTCACCTCGACGCATTCCTGAAAAACGCCATTGCCGCATCTGATTTGCTGATGACGCCAGTTCCCCCGGCACAGGTCGATTTTCACTCCACTTTGAAGTATCTGACGCGTCTGCCAGAGCTGATTGGCATCATTGAAGAATCCGGCGCAAGTTGTCGTTTACAGGGCAATATTGGATTTATGTCGAAGCTCTCCAACAAAGCTGACCACAAACTCTGCCACAGCCTTGCTAAAGAGATTTTTGGCGGTGACATGCTGGATGCCGCCTTACCAAGGCTTGATGGTTTTGAGCGCTGCGGAGAGTCGTTTGACACTGTAATTTCGGCCAATCCTTCTACCTATGTAGGCAGCAGTGAAGCCCTGAAGAATGCGCGTTCGGCTGCGGAGGATTTTGCCAAAGCCGTGTTTGACCGCATTGAATTTATTCGCCTGAACTGA
- a CDS encoding RepB family plasmid replication initiator protein, protein MADKESENKALLEPFLSVTKNSGEVIQLHPNKNNTVQPVALMRLGLFVPTLKSTARGKSGAMASTDATKELKNLSLVKAEGYEKITITGARLDMDNDFKTWAGIIQSFSRYPSKGDTVTLPFIDFVKMCGIPSANSSAALRKRLDASLRRIATNTLSFEGNGKAYHTHLVQSAYYDREKDVVQIQADPKLFELYNFDHKVLLQLRAISRLKRKESAQALYTYLESLPTNPAPISLARLRMRLNLGSKTTTQNHVVRRAMEQLKEIGYLDYSEVKRGRSVFFIIHSRTPKLDGISNLESIDALDDLDFDD, encoded by the coding sequence ATGGCAGATAAAGAGAGTGAAAACAAGGCGTTACTTGAACCTTTTCTGTCGGTGACAAAAAACAGCGGTGAAGTTATTCAGCTCCACCCTAACAAAAATAACACCGTACAACCGGTCGCCTTGATGCGCCTGGGACTGTTTGTTCCGACACTGAAATCCACCGCGCGCGGTAAATCTGGCGCGATGGCTTCAACCGATGCCACGAAAGAGCTGAAAAACCTGTCACTGGTTAAAGCTGAAGGCTATGAAAAGATTACCATTACCGGCGCAAGGCTGGATATGGATAATGATTTCAAAACCTGGGCCGGGATCATTCAGTCATTCTCCCGTTATCCGTCGAAAGGCGACACGGTGACGCTGCCGTTTATCGATTTCGTAAAAATGTGCGGGATCCCCTCGGCAAACTCCTCTGCGGCCTTACGTAAGCGTTTAGATGCCTCATTACGTCGTATCGCGACCAATACCCTCTCCTTTGAAGGTAACGGCAAAGCCTATCATACCCACCTGGTACAATCGGCCTATTACGATCGTGAAAAGGATGTGGTGCAGATTCAGGCGGATCCTAAACTGTTCGAGTTGTATAACTTTGACCATAAGGTTTTGCTGCAGCTCCGCGCCATCTCGCGGCTTAAGCGTAAGGAATCTGCTCAGGCGCTTTATACCTATCTGGAGAGCCTGCCAACAAACCCTGCTCCTATATCACTGGCTCGTCTGCGTATGCGCCTCAACCTGGGTTCAAAAACCACCACCCAGAACCATGTGGTACGCCGTGCCATGGAGCAACTGAAAGAGATTGGTTATCTCGACTATTCAGAAGTGAAACGTGGTCGTTCTGTGTTTTTTATTATCCACAGCCGGACACCAAAACTGGATGGGATCAGCAATCTTGAGAGCATTGATGCACTCGACGATCTGGATTTTGACGACTAA